A single Tachypleus tridentatus isolate NWPU-2018 chromosome 9, ASM421037v1, whole genome shotgun sequence DNA region contains:
- the LOC143227409 gene encoding isochorismatase domain-containing protein 1-like, with the protein MQLKLVNVLQILSSGVSKNWYCATCSITVSRTCSCDVETSKILNIPLIVTEQYPEGLGSTIPELDVAHAVGIFPKTKFSMLIPEVENALANKCCSEGVEAVILFGIEAHVCIEQTALDLRAKNIQVHIVADATSSRSQEDRLLAFERLRQYGCFVSTSESVIFKLLKDKNHPDFNVIRPLIKNVSPQTGLSSRI; encoded by the exons TGTCTCAAAAAATTGGTATTGTGCTACTTGTAGTATTACGGTTAGCAGAACTTGCAGTTGTGAT GTGGAGACATCAAAGATTTTAAACATTCCACTTATTGTTACTGAACAG TATCCAGAAGGCTTAGGATCAACTATTCCAGAATTGGATGTTGCTCATGCTGTTGGTATTTTTCCCAAAACTAAATTTAGTATGCTTATTCCAGAAGTAGAAAATGCTTTAGCCAACAAATGTTGCTCAGAAGGAGTAGAAGCTGTAATTTTATTTGGGATAGag GCACATGTCTGTATAGAACAAACAGCATTAGATTTAAGAGCTAAGAATATACAAGTCCACATTGTTGCAGATGCCACTTCATCTAGAAGTCAAGAGGACCGACTTTTAGCCTTTGAG AGATTGCGTCAGTATGGATGCTTTGTTTCCACTAGCGAGTCTGTAATTTTCAAGCTCCTGAAGGATAAAAATCATCCAGATTTCAATGTTATAAGGCCACTTATCAAGAACGTATCTCCACAAACAGGGCTGAGCagcagaatataa